A genomic window from Microbacterium sp. H1-D42 includes:
- a CDS encoding FAD-binding dehydrogenase yields the protein MTTPSSPATDVLVIGWGLAGLVAATEALAAGRQVTIIDQEPRTNLGGQAWWSFGGLFLIDSPEQRRMGIRDSLELATQDWFGNAGFDRDEDEWPRRWAEAYLQFAAGEKRSWLRERGVGFFPVVGWAERGGSGAIGPGNSVPRFHITWGTGPGIVAPFAAAVEAGEADGRVTILARHKVSELLLENGAVVGARGAVLADSDTPRGVSSSRAEVGEFAIRADATIVASGGIGGNHGLVRAAWPERLGTPPAHMLTGVPAYVDGSMHGVSEAAGANLINGDRMWHYVEGIGNWDPVWPDHGIRILPGPSSLWLDATGTRLPVPLYPGFDTLGTLAHLRTTGHDHSWFITSLKIVEKEFALSGSEQNPDLTGKDVGLLVKSRLAKGPTGPVQAFLDEGADFVVENDLETLLTQMQAMPGGELLDIDRVRQEVVARDREMDNDFTKDAQIAMLRSMRGYRGDKLIRTAAPHRLQDPAAGPMVAVKLHVLTRKSLGGIQTDLEGRALSASGEPIPGLYAAGEASGFGGGGVHGYRALEGTFLGGCLFSGRQAGRAAAHG from the coding sequence ATGACCACCCCCAGTTCCCCCGCCACGGATGTTCTTGTGATCGGATGGGGGCTGGCAGGTCTCGTCGCCGCCACCGAGGCCCTGGCAGCAGGCCGACAGGTGACGATCATCGATCAGGAGCCGCGGACCAACCTCGGCGGTCAGGCGTGGTGGTCGTTCGGCGGGCTGTTCCTGATCGACTCCCCCGAACAGCGCCGCATGGGCATCCGCGACTCGCTGGAGCTGGCCACGCAGGATTGGTTCGGCAATGCGGGATTCGACCGCGATGAGGACGAGTGGCCACGACGGTGGGCCGAGGCGTATCTGCAGTTCGCCGCCGGTGAGAAGCGCAGCTGGCTGCGTGAGCGCGGGGTCGGGTTCTTCCCCGTCGTCGGCTGGGCCGAGCGCGGCGGCAGCGGCGCCATCGGGCCAGGCAACTCGGTGCCGCGCTTTCACATCACGTGGGGCACCGGCCCGGGCATCGTCGCCCCGTTCGCGGCCGCCGTGGAAGCCGGCGAGGCAGACGGACGCGTCACGATCCTGGCGCGGCACAAGGTCTCCGAGCTGCTGCTCGAGAACGGCGCCGTGGTCGGCGCGCGCGGTGCGGTGCTTGCCGACAGCGATACCCCGCGTGGCGTCTCATCCTCCCGTGCGGAGGTGGGCGAGTTCGCGATCCGAGCGGATGCCACGATCGTCGCTTCCGGCGGCATCGGCGGCAACCACGGCCTGGTCCGCGCCGCGTGGCCGGAGCGCCTCGGCACTCCCCCGGCGCACATGCTCACCGGTGTTCCCGCATACGTCGACGGCTCGATGCACGGCGTCTCCGAGGCAGCCGGTGCGAACCTCATCAACGGCGACCGGATGTGGCACTATGTCGAGGGCATCGGCAACTGGGACCCGGTCTGGCCCGACCACGGCATCCGGATCCTGCCGGGACCGTCGTCCCTGTGGCTGGATGCCACCGGCACGCGGCTGCCCGTGCCGCTCTACCCGGGTTTCGACACGCTGGGCACGCTGGCGCACCTGCGGACCACTGGGCACGACCACTCGTGGTTCATCACGTCGCTGAAGATCGTCGAGAAGGAGTTCGCGCTCTCCGGCAGCGAGCAGAACCCCGACCTGACTGGCAAGGACGTGGGGCTGCTGGTGAAGTCGCGTCTCGCGAAGGGTCCGACCGGGCCGGTGCAGGCGTTCCTCGACGAGGGGGCGGACTTCGTCGTGGAGAACGATCTGGAGACCCTGCTCACGCAGATGCAGGCGATGCCGGGCGGCGAGCTGCTCGACATCGACCGCGTGCGACAGGAGGTCGTCGCGCGCGACCGCGAGATGGACAACGACTTCACCAAGGACGCTCAGATCGCCATGCTGCGCTCGATGCGCGGGTATCGCGGCGACAAGCTGATCCGCACCGCTGCGCCGCACCGGCTGCAGGACCCTGCGGCGGGCCCGATGGTCGCGGTGAAGCTGCACGTGCTGACGCGCAAGTCGCTCGGGGGCATCCAGACTGATCTGGAGGGGCGTGCGCTCTCGGCGTCAGGGGAGCCGATCCCCGGGCTGTACGCGGCCGGTGAGGCCAGCGGCTTCGGCGGTGGCGGCGTGCACGGCTACCGTGCACTGGAGGGAACCTTCCTCGGCGGATGCCTGTTCTCCGGCCGTCAGGCAGGGCGCGCGGCGGCTCACGGCTGA
- a CDS encoding globin produces the protein MTFYDEVGGYDTFQRIVDVFYREVALDPVLKPMYPEEDLGPAAERLTMFLVQYWGGPTTYGEQRGHPRLRMRHVAFHVDPDARDRWLAHMRTALDEVKLSPLHEATLWDYLERAAYAMVNTFEPSGIGRVPNGRTTLEHHIPTESTETE, from the coding sequence GTGACGTTCTACGACGAGGTCGGCGGCTACGACACGTTCCAGCGCATCGTCGACGTGTTCTACCGCGAGGTCGCACTCGACCCGGTGCTGAAGCCCATGTATCCGGAAGAGGATCTGGGCCCGGCCGCCGAGCGGCTCACGATGTTCCTGGTGCAGTACTGGGGCGGTCCGACCACCTACGGTGAGCAGCGCGGGCACCCGCGGCTGCGCATGCGGCACGTCGCCTTCCATGTCGATCCGGATGCCCGTGATCGGTGGCTTGCACACATGAGGACGGCCCTGGACGAGGTGAAGTTGTCGCCTCTGCACGAAGCCACGCTCTGGGACTACCTGGAACGCGCTGCTTATGCCATGGTGAACACGTTCGAGCCTTCGGGCATCGGCCGTGTCCCGAACGGCCGCACCACGCTCGAGCATCACATACCCACGGAGTCGACGGAGACCGAATGA
- a CDS encoding mechanosensitive ion channel domain-containing protein, protein MTSLFHAAAAATDDPTIWEKFLAVLTAIGGKLLNIAIIIAVCVVLSFLLRLVIRRVVHRIVDNAKSKADVADTVALERSPLADMRLVQRTRTLGTILQNIVNVTLVIVALILIITTIDDKILGSLTLITAAVGAGLGFGAQNIVKDVLNGMFIVAEDQIGIGDVVDLGLASGVVEYVSVRITQVRDVNGTLWYVRNGEVTRIGNMSQGWARAIIDLGVAPDADLDLVEKTMLTTAQSLAKDPKWRTRVIQMPEVWGLESIDGDALLVRVVMKTRANARDDVSQELRRRLRAALLENDILVPSMHAVTVTGMDGARRVRGANPPITRPNAVTGVPAVPDRGIWRRKKTGDEEGEQK, encoded by the coding sequence ATGACTTCCCTCTTCCACGCCGCCGCTGCGGCCACCGACGACCCCACGATCTGGGAGAAGTTCCTCGCGGTCCTGACCGCGATCGGGGGCAAGCTGCTGAACATCGCGATCATCATCGCGGTGTGCGTCGTGCTCTCGTTCCTGCTGCGCCTCGTCATCCGCCGCGTCGTCCACCGCATCGTCGACAATGCCAAGAGCAAGGCCGACGTCGCCGACACCGTCGCGCTGGAGCGCTCGCCGCTGGCCGACATGCGCCTCGTGCAGCGCACGCGCACCCTCGGCACGATCCTGCAGAACATCGTCAACGTGACGCTGGTCATCGTCGCCCTGATCCTGATCATCACGACCATCGACGACAAGATCCTCGGTTCGCTCACGCTCATCACCGCCGCAGTCGGCGCTGGTCTCGGCTTCGGCGCGCAGAACATCGTCAAGGACGTCCTCAACGGCATGTTCATCGTCGCCGAGGACCAGATCGGCATCGGCGACGTCGTCGACCTCGGCCTGGCATCCGGCGTCGTGGAGTACGTCAGCGTGCGCATCACACAGGTGCGCGACGTGAACGGCACCCTCTGGTACGTGCGCAACGGCGAGGTCACTCGCATCGGCAACATGTCGCAGGGATGGGCCCGAGCCATCATCGACCTCGGCGTCGCGCCCGATGCCGACCTCGACCTGGTCGAGAAGACCATGCTCACCACCGCCCAGAGCCTGGCCAAGGATCCGAAATGGCGCACTCGCGTCATCCAGATGCCCGAGGTCTGGGGTCTGGAGTCGATCGACGGGGACGCCCTGCTCGTGCGCGTCGTGATGAAGACCCGCGCCAATGCGAGGGACGACGTCTCGCAGGAGCTGCGCCGCCGTCTGCGCGCCGCTCTGCTCGAGAACGACATCCTGGTGCCGAGCATGCACGCTGTGACCGTCACAGGCATGGACGGCGCTCGACGGGTGCGCGGCGCCAACCCGCCGATCACGCGCCCCAATGCCGTCACCGGAGTGCCGGCGGTTCCCGACCGCGGCATCTGGCGACGCAAGAAGACCGGCGATGAGGAAGGCGAGCAGAAGTGA
- the pepN gene encoding aminopeptidase N, producing MPGENLTRTEAQERRAVIDTQSYEVSLDLTKGAEVFGSRSVVRFTATPGSFTFIDLIAKEVREITLNGEQIDPSEVFADSRITLGGLQAENVLIVDADCLYTNTGEGLHRFVDPVDDEVYLYSQFEVPDSRRVFAVFEQPDLKATFQFTVTAPAAWKVVSNSPTPEPIVHDPSTDSGSQQVATWGFEPTPRISSYITALVAGPYEATFSELTSSSGKVIPLGVYGRKSLWQHLDADYIFDKTRQGFEYFESKFGVAYPFEKYDQLFVPEFNAGAMENAGAVTFTETYVFRSKVTDAVKERRVVTILHELAHMWFGDLVTMKWWNDLWLNESFAEWASTIATAEATEWTHAWTTFNAMEKTWAYRQDQLPSTHPIVAEINDLQDVLVNFDGITYAKGGSVLKQLTAWVGIDEFFAGVSQYFQKHSWGNTELSDLLVELEATSGRDLHTWAKKWLETAGVNTLSPVIAEDAAGTITRFAVTQTAPADYPTIRPHRLGIGFYDLEGDALVRTHYVEVDIDGDRTEIPELQGRQRPAMVLLNDNDLAYAKIRLDEQSLATAIEHLSDISDPLARSLVWGAAWDQTRDAETAASDYIDLVLGNIGHETESTTVRTTLGQLQLAANVYVTPSTRDAAREKIADGLWALAQQADSGSDSQLQLVMAFANSITTSEHAGIIGRLRSGEDVLSGLEIDADLSWQLLIGLAAAGATDALTIDAALAAANTSKDAELAAQARAALPTAAAKAAAWASLIDHSDQPNTIVRSTAAGFVHPSGVDVLGEFIQPYFDMLLPIWEGRTYQIADYLIVGLYPRSLANVELRDATRSWLSQHQDAAPALRRLVHENLADVERALAAQSRDADD from the coding sequence GTGCCTGGAGAAAACCTCACTCGTACCGAAGCGCAGGAGCGCCGTGCCGTCATCGACACGCAGTCCTATGAGGTCTCACTCGACCTCACCAAGGGCGCGGAGGTGTTCGGGTCACGCAGCGTCGTGCGCTTCACCGCGACGCCCGGAAGCTTCACCTTCATCGATCTGATCGCGAAGGAGGTCCGCGAGATCACCCTCAACGGTGAACAGATCGACCCGAGCGAAGTATTCGCGGACTCCCGCATCACACTCGGCGGTCTGCAGGCCGAGAACGTGCTGATCGTCGACGCGGACTGCCTGTACACCAACACCGGCGAGGGTCTGCACCGCTTCGTCGACCCCGTCGATGACGAGGTCTACCTCTACTCGCAGTTCGAGGTTCCTGACTCGCGTCGCGTGTTCGCGGTGTTCGAGCAGCCAGATCTGAAGGCGACGTTCCAGTTCACCGTCACCGCGCCCGCGGCGTGGAAGGTCGTGTCGAACTCGCCCACTCCCGAGCCGATCGTGCACGACCCCTCGACGGACTCCGGGAGCCAGCAGGTGGCGACCTGGGGCTTCGAGCCCACCCCGCGGATCTCGTCGTACATCACCGCGCTCGTCGCGGGTCCGTACGAGGCCACGTTCTCTGAGCTCACCAGCTCGTCCGGCAAGGTCATCCCCCTCGGTGTGTACGGTCGCAAGAGCCTCTGGCAGCACCTCGACGCCGACTACATCTTCGACAAGACCCGCCAGGGCTTCGAGTACTTCGAGTCGAAGTTCGGCGTGGCCTACCCGTTCGAGAAGTACGACCAGCTGTTCGTGCCGGAGTTCAACGCAGGCGCCATGGAGAACGCCGGAGCGGTGACCTTCACCGAGACGTATGTGTTCCGCAGCAAGGTGACGGATGCTGTGAAGGAGCGTCGCGTCGTGACGATCCTGCACGAGCTGGCGCACATGTGGTTCGGCGATCTCGTCACCATGAAGTGGTGGAACGACCTGTGGCTGAACGAGTCGTTCGCCGAGTGGGCATCCACGATCGCCACCGCTGAGGCCACCGAGTGGACCCACGCCTGGACCACGTTCAACGCGATGGAGAAGACCTGGGCGTACCGCCAGGATCAGCTCCCCTCGACGCACCCGATCGTCGCCGAGATCAACGACCTGCAGGACGTGCTGGTCAACTTCGACGGCATCACCTACGCCAAGGGCGGCTCTGTGCTCAAGCAGCTCACCGCTTGGGTGGGCATCGACGAGTTCTTCGCCGGAGTGTCGCAGTACTTCCAGAAGCACTCCTGGGGCAACACCGAGCTGAGCGACCTGCTCGTCGAGCTCGAGGCCACCAGCGGCCGCGACCTGCACACCTGGGCGAAGAAGTGGCTCGAGACGGCCGGTGTGAACACACTCAGCCCCGTGATCGCCGAAGACGCCGCAGGCACGATCACCAGGTTCGCGGTGACGCAGACCGCCCCCGCGGACTACCCGACGATCCGTCCGCACCGCCTTGGCATCGGCTTCTACGACCTCGAGGGCGACGCACTCGTGCGCACGCACTACGTCGAGGTCGACATCGACGGCGACCGCACCGAGATCCCCGAGCTGCAGGGCCGTCAGCGGCCCGCCATGGTGCTGCTGAACGACAACGACCTGGCGTACGCGAAGATCCGTCTCGACGAGCAGTCCCTGGCGACGGCGATCGAGCATCTCTCCGACATCAGTGACCCGCTGGCACGCTCGCTGGTATGGGGAGCGGCCTGGGACCAGACCCGCGACGCCGAGACCGCTGCGAGCGACTACATCGATCTGGTGCTCGGCAACATCGGCCATGAGACCGAGTCGACCACCGTGCGCACCACCCTCGGGCAGCTGCAGCTCGCGGCGAACGTCTACGTCACCCCGAGCACTCGCGACGCCGCACGCGAGAAGATCGCCGACGGACTGTGGGCGCTCGCCCAGCAGGCCGATTCTGGCAGCGACAGCCAGCTGCAGTTGGTGATGGCGTTCGCGAACTCGATCACGACCAGCGAGCACGCCGGCATCATCGGCCGCCTGCGGTCCGGCGAGGACGTGCTCTCTGGTCTCGAGATCGACGCCGACCTGTCCTGGCAGCTGCTGATCGGCCTCGCGGCCGCCGGCGCGACGGACGCGCTGACCATCGACGCAGCGCTCGCTGCGGCCAACACCTCGAAGGACGCCGAGCTCGCCGCACAGGCACGCGCCGCCCTGCCGACTGCCGCCGCGAAGGCAGCCGCGTGGGCCTCGCTGATCGACCACAGCGATCAGCCGAACACGATCGTCCGCTCCACGGCGGCCGGCTTCGTGCATCCGTCTGGCGTCGACGTGCTCGGTGAGTTCATCCAGCCGTACTTCGACATGCTGCTGCCGATCTGGGAAGGGCGCACCTACCAGATCGCCGACTACCTGATCGTGGGCCTGTACCCGCGCTCGCTGGCCAACGTCGAGCTGCGCGATGCCACCCGCAGCTGGCTCTCGCAACACCAGGATGCAGCACCCGCGCTGCGCCGCCTGGTGCACGAGAACCTCGCCGACGTCGAGCGCGCGCTCGCAGCGCAGTCCCGCGACGCCGACGACTGA
- a CDS encoding ferrochelatase — translation MAAVTPTESDAVPHASPAAAAGAKHIEQPVAYDAILLAGFGGPEGQDDVIPFLRNVTRGRGIPDDRLEAVAHHYRAFGGISPINAQNRALKAALEAEFAARSIDLPVYWGNRNWAPYLEEAVAEAAGNDHTRLLAFATSAYSSFSSCRQYREDFSRILDGTEYDGVVTIDKIRPFFDHPGFVQAFVEGVDDAVRERLDADVSADAITVLFSTHSIPIDDAKRSGPRDVDWGDGGAYAAQHEAVAAWVMDQVARLTPSAADVPWELVYQSRSGPPSQPWLEPDVCDVISELPARGRQAVIVVPLGFMSDHMEVLWDLDTEAKEAADEAGLLFARTPTPGVSAAFVAGIVDLVQERLEGRPASDRAHVTALGPAFDVCRPGCCENVRAGFKPAAAGLAP, via the coding sequence ATGGCGGCCGTGACTCCCACAGAATCGGATGCCGTCCCTCATGCGTCCCCGGCTGCGGCCGCAGGCGCCAAGCACATCGAACAACCCGTCGCCTACGACGCGATCCTGCTGGCCGGATTCGGCGGCCCGGAGGGACAGGATGATGTCATCCCGTTCCTGCGCAACGTGACGCGCGGACGAGGCATCCCCGACGACCGGCTCGAAGCGGTCGCACACCACTACCGGGCCTTCGGCGGCATCAGCCCGATCAACGCGCAGAACCGAGCACTGAAGGCAGCGCTCGAGGCCGAGTTCGCCGCGCGCTCGATCGACCTGCCCGTCTACTGGGGCAACCGCAACTGGGCGCCGTACCTCGAAGAGGCCGTCGCCGAGGCGGCAGGCAATGACCACACCAGGTTGCTGGCCTTCGCGACGAGCGCCTACAGCTCGTTCTCGAGCTGTAGGCAGTATCGCGAGGACTTCTCCCGGATCCTGGACGGCACCGAGTACGACGGTGTCGTCACGATCGACAAGATCCGGCCGTTCTTCGACCACCCCGGTTTCGTGCAGGCATTCGTCGAGGGCGTCGACGACGCCGTGCGCGAGCGGCTCGATGCGGACGTGTCGGCGGATGCCATCACCGTGCTGTTCTCCACCCACAGCATCCCGATCGACGACGCGAAGCGCTCAGGACCGCGCGATGTCGACTGGGGTGACGGCGGGGCGTACGCCGCGCAGCACGAGGCCGTCGCCGCATGGGTGATGGATCAGGTCGCGCGGTTGACGCCGAGCGCGGCGGATGTGCCGTGGGAGCTCGTCTACCAGTCCCGTTCAGGGCCGCCGTCGCAGCCCTGGCTCGAACCGGATGTCTGCGATGTGATCAGCGAGCTGCCGGCACGTGGTCGGCAGGCAGTCATCGTGGTCCCGCTCGGATTCATGAGTGACCACATGGAGGTGCTCTGGGACCTGGACACCGAGGCGAAGGAAGCCGCCGACGAGGCCGGGCTGCTGTTCGCCCGCACGCCGACACCTGGCGTGTCGGCGGCGTTCGTCGCCGGCATCGTGGACCTCGTCCAGGAGCGCTTGGAGGGGCGCCCGGCATCCGACCGCGCACACGTCACCGCGCTGGGGCCGGCTTTCGACGTCTGCCGTCCTGGTTGCTGCGAGAACGTGCGCGCAGGGTTCAAGCCGGCCGCCGCCGGACTCGCTCCCTGA
- a CDS encoding ribose-5-phosphate isomerase: MRIHIATDHAGLDFSTRLQEHLRGAGHEVIDHGPVEYDALDDYPAFCIRAAQGVIADQTAGVEALGVVFGGSGNGEQIAANKVDGIRAALVWNLSTAELAREHNDANVISIGARQHSFEEVTSFIDQFIATPFSDEERHVRRIRQIADFEKDGSLLPDPRLGEAGSADGRA, translated from the coding sequence ATGCGCATCCACATCGCCACCGACCATGCAGGCCTCGACTTCTCCACGCGCCTGCAGGAGCATCTGCGCGGAGCAGGGCATGAAGTGATCGACCACGGTCCCGTCGAGTACGACGCGCTGGACGACTACCCCGCCTTCTGCATCCGCGCCGCTCAGGGAGTGATCGCGGATCAGACGGCGGGCGTCGAGGCACTCGGCGTCGTGTTCGGCGGCTCTGGCAACGGCGAGCAGATCGCGGCCAACAAGGTCGACGGCATCCGCGCGGCGCTGGTGTGGAACCTGTCCACGGCAGAACTCGCTCGCGAGCACAATGACGCCAACGTGATCTCGATCGGCGCACGCCAGCACTCGTTCGAAGAGGTCACGAGCTTCATCGACCAATTCATCGCGACGCCTTTCAGCGATGAGGAGCGACACGTGCGGCGGATCCGACAGATCGCCGACTTCGAGAAGGACGGGTCGCTGCTTCCCGACCCGCGTCTGGGAGAGGCCGGCTCCGCCGACGGGCGGGCCTGA